From one Lolium rigidum isolate FL_2022 chromosome 4, APGP_CSIRO_Lrig_0.1, whole genome shotgun sequence genomic stretch:
- the LOC124647227 gene encoding putative cyclin-dependent kinase F-2 has translation MAASTSRSGGGHRNQAVWPNYMARYEPLERLGAGMNGEVFKAWDTKEKRIVAVKRLSGTGTTGGDDLIFSGLQEVWRECRCLRTCDGIPSVVKLLDKVVPKVNSDDSFLIMEYAGRLNLRGYMQRRAHRRRRFSETEVCRTMKALLEGVSSVHGTGIMHLDIRPENVILDDGTEDRMERRTNNKKGAIQDGELKEDGIVYKIGGFGISRKKERGPKQPEVTIATAYSAPELLLHSCEYDERADTWGLGCIMADLLSGTGMPTFGPDDSEEKIMSKVFHIVDPKCKGIKDWAGYPGIAAQWKSKLPGQNKSKLARKVAGLKTKLLGHPLRRRFPFWRLSSAGFEVLSGLLESNPARRLTAAEALEKSWFQEDCR, from the coding sequence ATGGCTGCATCCACGAGTaggagcggcggcggccaccGGAATCAGGCTGTCTGGCCTAACTACATGGCGCGGTACGAGCCGCTGGAGAGGCTGGGCGCGGGCATGAACGGCGAGGTGTTCAAGGCGTGGGACACCAAGGAGAAGCGGATCGTCGCCGTGAAGCGGCTCAGCGGGACCGGGACCACCGGCGGCGACGACCTAATCTTCTCCGGCCTTCAAGAGGTCTGGCGTGAGTGCAGGTGTCTGAGGACGTGCGACGGCATCCCCTCCGTCGTGAAGCTCCTAGATAAAGTCGTCCCCAAGGTCAATTCCGACGACTCCTTCCTCATCATGGAGTACGCCGGCCGCCTCAACCTACGCGGCTACATGCAGCGCCGTGCCCATCGTCGTCGTCGGTTCTCCGAGACCGAGGTGTGCCGGACCATGAAGGCGCTCCTGGAGGGCGTCAGCTCCGTGCACGGCACGGGCATCATGCACCTCGACATCAGGCCCGAGAACGTCATCCTCGACGACGGCACGGAGGACAGGATGGAGAGGAGGACCAATAACAAGAAGGGGGCGATCCAAGACGGCGAGCTCAAGGAGGACggcatcgtctacaagatcggaggcTTCGGGATCTCCCGGAAGAAAGAGCGCGGCCCGAAGCAGCCGGAGGTGACAATTGCGACAGCGTACAgcgcgccggagctcctcctGCACTCGTGCGAGTACGACGAGCGCGCGGACACGTGGGGGCTCGGATGCATAATGGCCGACCTCCTCTCGGGCACCGGCATGCCCACCTTCGGCCCCGACGACTCGGAAGAAAAAATCATGAGCAAAGTGTTTCACATCGTTGACCCTAAATGTAAGGGGATCAAGGATTGGGCTGGGTACCCGGGGATAGCGGCACAGTGGAAGTCAAAGCTACCCGGACAAAACAAGTCGAAGCTGGCGAGGAAAGTGGCAGGGTTGAAGACGAAGCTACTTGGGCATCCTCTTCGGCGCCGGTTCCCCTTCTGGAGGCTGTCGTCTGCCGGCTTCGAGGTGCTCAGCGGGCTCCTGGAGAGCAACCCAGCGAGGCGGCTTACCGCAGCGGAGGCGCTCGAGAAGTCTTGGTTCCAGGAGGACTGTCGGTGA